One genomic segment of Plasmodium vivax chromosome 9, whole genome shotgun sequence includes these proteins:
- a CDS encoding hypothetical protein, conserved (encoded by transcript PVX_091500A) produces MNNPAEVVAAHLRRTGNSNEIRQASHVESVGGSANSSLDDDDGGGYDSAAPPGELHTTGDAPPGEFRTTGVVPPGRQKGGKKRMFKIKKKKSLTPLHIDDGGFTQGGEAKGPDVALESFAITRKRRRPPLLGRGVVESSNIELTSKLGGKLGSKLGGKLNPTLSLVASRAVDGLLGGVHKHMQGPFSLDLDGTNNSPLATPIVTPNLYSNISTPFNMHNGIPPSAPAPMALPPQGVQVPLPNAQPQPPPSVATTATAAPAATSPMASPTTPTPAASTGVPPPPGIQLATNAMTYPQMNMQNVMTANQMAQNPAFNIHPTATNLRDDPGNVNYNEVVTITIGIVICLFLFCFVFGCIVKMCKPAKRRR; encoded by the coding sequence ATGAATAACCCTGCAGAAGTTGTTGCCGCCCATTTGAGGCGCACAGGCAATTCGAACGAAATAAGGCAGGCTTCGCACGTAGAGtccgtggggggaagcgccaaCAGCAGTCTGGACGACGATGATGGTGGTGGGTATGATAGTgctgccccccctggggaacTCCACACAACTGGGGACGCTCCCCCTGGGGAATTCCGCACAACAGGGGTCGTCCCCCCTGGgaggcaaaaaggagggaaaaaacggatgttcaaaataaagaaaaaaaaatcacttaCACCACTGCATATTGATGATGGTGGCTTtacccaagggggggaggcgaaaGGGCCGGACGTGGCGCTGGAGTCATTTGCAATCACGAGGAAGCGGAGGCGCCCGCCGCTGCTGGGCAGGGGGGTCGTGGAGAGCTCCAACATCGAGCTGACCAGCAAGTTGGGCGGCAAATTGGGCAGCAAGCTTGGTGGCAAGCTGAACCCCACCCTGTCGCTGGTCGCCTCCAGAGCCGTGGACGGGCTGCTCGGCGGCGTCCACAAGCACATGCAGGGGCCGTTCTCCCTGGACCTCGATGGCACGAATAACTCTCCCCTGGCCACCCCCATAGTCACACCAAATTTGTACTCGAACATCAGCACCCCATTTAACATGCACAATGGCATCCCCCCCTCTGCACCTGCCCCGATGGCCCTCCCCCCTCAGGGGGTCCAAGTGCCCCTTCCCAACGCGCAGCCCCAACCCCCCCCCAGTGTAGCCACAACAGCAACAGCCGCGCCAGCGGCTACATCCCCAATGGCGTCTCCAACCACACCCACACCGGCCGCCAGCACAggagtcccccccccgccGGGGATCCAACTAGCCACCAACGCAATGACTTACCCACAAAtgaatatgcaaaatgtTATGACCGCAAATCAGATGGCCCAAAACCCAGCCTTCAATATACATCCCACGGCCACGAATTTACGGGATGACCCAGGGAATGTAAATTACAATGAGGTGGTTACTATAACGATTGGCATTGTCATCtgtctcttcctcttctgttTCGTTTTTGGATGCATCGTGAAGATGTGCAAGCCGGCCAAGAGACGCCGTTGA
- a CDS encoding hypothetical protein, conserved (encoded by transcript PVX_091495A) — translation MFCALFKMIIFVVGYLLPVGLSLHGWKNKKYEMVEYYLKYVYFFVVFENVVTPSIGAVIYKISGFIWCLLHLALYLVLITPKFNYLNIIYEKVSKVNSQNNVTLYLNNYVVNPLNDQVNKIVKKLKTL, via the coding sequence ATGTTTTGCGCTCTCTTTAAGATGATCATTTTTGTGGTCGGGTATTTGCTGCCCGTTGGACTGTCCCTCCAcggatggaaaaataaaaaatacgaaatgGTGGAGTACTACTTAAAATACGTTTACTTTTTTGTGGTGTTTGAGAATGTGGTGACCCCCTCCATAGGAGCAgtgatttacaaaataagCGGATTCATATGGTGCCTCCTCCACTTGGCCCTTTACTTGGTTTTGATCACCCCCAAATTTAATTACCTGAACATTATTTATGAGAAGGTCAGCAAGGTGAATAGCCAGAACAATGTCACTCTGTACCTCAATAACTACGTCGTCAATCCGCTGAACGACCAGGTCAACAAGATTGTTAAGAAGTTGAAGACGCTGTGA